One Salvia splendens isolate huo1 chromosome 12, SspV2, whole genome shotgun sequence genomic window carries:
- the LOC121757318 gene encoding armadillo repeat-containing protein 7-like, whose amino-acid sequence MFTNDQRQKERTGKYGSPRLQYLQELVAQFQNASDEETKEKVVASLGNFAYDPYNYTFFRQLNILELFLDCLTESNERLVEFAVGGICNACADPTNAAVVTQCDGIPLVIQCLSSPVRNTVNYAIGSLYYLCSANAEDEILKPEVVDAMKRFAAAGASFSNLARAFLDRYVTSLNEK is encoded by the exons ATGTTTACCAATGATCAGAGACAAAAGGAGCGCACCGGAAAATATGGATCTCCGAGATTGCAATATCTCCAG GAACTGGTTGCACAATTTCAGAATGCATCTGATGAAG aaacaaaagagaaagttGTTGCTAGTTTGGGGAACTTTGCTTATGATCCTTATAATTATACGTTCTTCCGCCAG CTAAATATTTTGGAGCTTTTTCTAGACTGCCTAACCGAGTCCAATGAGAGGCTTGTGGAGTTTGCAGTCGGAGGAATTTGCAATGCTTGTGCAG ATCCAACAAATGCTGCGGTTGTCACCCAATGCGACGGTATTCCTCTTGTCATCCAATGCTTATCGAGCCCTGTTAGAAACACG GTGAATTACGCAATTGGATCTCTGTACTATCTGTGTAGTGCAAATGCTGAGGATGAGATTTTGAAACCAGAGGTAGTGGATGCTATGAAAAGATTTGCAGCAGCTGGTGCGAGCTTTAGCAATCTAGCTCGGGCGTTCTTGGATAGGTACGTTACGTCTCTCAATGAAAAATAG